From the genome of Tripterygium wilfordii isolate XIE 37 chromosome 6, ASM1340144v1, whole genome shotgun sequence:
TTTTGGCCATGATCTTCTGATTAACCACTATAATCATTCTTGGATTAAAACATGCGATGGCCGGTTCATGGTTCAGATCCAACCAATGAAGGATCGAGAATACATGTAGTATAACTATCAAGAAATGTTTCTTCAAAATGAGGTCCTGCCTAagaagaaaactaataatcccCCGCATGGTAATATAGATCTGTCAAGGCTGTCGCTTGGAACGAGGCAAGAGAGCAAGAAGAATTTTCTTTCTTGGACCCTGCAATTCACACGGTAGTTATCAGAACATATATCTTTGATTTCAACAATGGCCACATGACTTTTAAGTTGCATTCACGATGTTCTCAGTACACACAAAGCCTCACAAAAAGCCAATAGCCCAACAAAACAAGGTTCTCATCTGTTTCCAGACTCTAATCAGGAACATAACCATCAGCTTTAACCAGCAAAATTCACAATAATCCAAGGAACACAACaattaaaaacaaacacaattaaaaacataaaattttccttttgcTTGGTAACAAATGCACCTTTTCACATTCAATTGGCTGGAGTCTAAAGTCTTTGTTTACCAGCTTAAATGTCAAGCATGTATtaagtttttcaaaattcaattacCTCGGTCTAAATTCTTTGTTTTACTCGGGGTTCTTATTTTCCAGAAATTTTTAAACATCATTTGATCATAACATCAAACAAATTTGTTGTTTCCAAGAAAAATTCAATATCCTTGAGAATAGAAAGGCAATTGCAGCAGCTGTACAGTTTACCAAGCAAACAGATGCactttttcacaaaaacatcaatgagCGAGGTACAAATTACAAAGAGAACtgaaagaaaagcaaaatagGCAGAGCCAATCTTCCCGCCAGCTTCTATGACTGCAAATTTGGCATATGTGAAATCCAGAATTTATTCAATTGCCCTTGAACCAATCAAAAAAACTCTCTTTCTGAATAATCTATTCTTCCACCCTCCCCAAATCAACCAGGCCTAAAAATGCATGGCGATAACTCTATGCAATCTTTCTAAAGGGCATTTATCAATTATGAAATAGTTTAACACTACTCTTTTTCAGGTATCTAAGTTATCAGGGAAATGAAACTACAGTTAATGTGCGAATATAAAATAGAAATAGAGAGCAACATCCGTGGATAACATATGACAGTAAAGGTAAAATGTTGATGGTCCTGCAAAACAAAATGCGGATAGACCTAAGAGCTTtccactttttattttttttctagtgGCAAGTATACGTAATAAAAACTAGTCAAACTCATCTCACTATCGAAACAATAATATCTCAAGTTACTGTACATGTTCAAAAATGGATAACATAAAAAACCTACCACACAGCTACAGTTAATCTTTTTGCGAAAATTAATGGGACAGGAAGCGGGCATGCAGTGGCTAGAGTTTGGAGGGGAGTGACCAATGTGTTTGAGTTGCACCGAGTCAATTGATCACTTATTGCTCATTGTACAGCTTCACGGAGAAGATGGCATAACAGTGTAGGTTGGGGGCTATCAATTGGTGTGGCCCAAACACTGTGAAGGAGTTGTTTTCCCAATGGAGTACCATGCTAACGAAGGGATCCAAAGAAAGTTGTGGCTTTTAGGTAGTGTGGTCCATTTGGCTTGAGCAAAAAGAAATGATCTTCAGTCTCAAGCATATGGAGTGGAGGGAGGCTCAGGAGTGTATTTTCATCAGGTATGATACCTGGATTAAAGCGCTGGAACATGACTTCCCTTCCTGGGGTCTTCAACTCTTGAACAATGCCAACAGTGTTAAAAGATGGGGCAATATGAAGGATAAGAGACCCTCCTTGGTTTGGGCTCCTCCTTTGAAAGGATGGGTTAAATGGAACAAAGATGGTTCCACCATGGGGAAACCAGGAAAAGCGGGGACAGGAGGTGTTTTGTGTTATGAAGGTGGGGTTTTCCTTTGCCTCTTTTCATGCCCTGCAGGGGTAATTGAGTCGAATGAAGCTGAAGTGTTGCCATACTCAAGGCTCTCCAAATTACAGTGCGGATTAATGGTAGTGAAGAGTGGAATGTAGTGCTGGAATCGGATTCTCTAAATGCTGTTACTTGGCTGAAAGAGGACCAGAAGAAACCCTAGAAGCTAAGGCATCACATTGATAAAATCACGGAGTGAAGGAACAAGATGGGAAGGTGTGGATGTAAGGCTGTAGTGGTTCTAAGGGGCTTCTACTTTTGAGGTGGCACCATCCTTTGTGCTGTTGGATGTCTTGTGCACTCTTATTCTGCTTGTTCTTCAAGGCCCCGTTTGGAACAGCTTTTATatcagcatttatactacttgctagtataaatgttggtagtcatccaaacaacaatttccGGGCACATAATCCAAGAGATTTTTATGTAGATTTATACTACTTCTGAAATGCTCCAATTTTTAACAATTTCACCAGCATTTCAATATTAAAATACttctcatttaataaataaattaataaataaattaactgttattaaaactttaattaatttattcatttataataaattaagtatctttaatttattttaattcattatatattaattttatacataaatttttatgtttggatactGCTATATTTCTCTATTACAATTAAGATGtataatacccctacacgtaatttatcagAATATGCTACACAGAATAAATGTTATcaacaaaagttcaaccaaacactacaaagcattcaagcagcatatttgctactaaaattgttagcatttctactaccaccatttctgctgaCATATCTGCTACATTGAAAaagctttaccaaactaggcctagTCTTGTATAGTGTATGTGCTCGGTTTTTATTGCACTTTGTTTCATGGGTTACGATTTTGTGAACATGCTCTTATTgtgttgttttttctttcttccttcgtGTGACCATGGTATTCCTCCGCCATAAGTGAGGATTTCAATGAATATTTGAGGTATTGTCctcttttatcaaaaaaaaaaaacactaccaAACATGCACACGAgtagaaaataacaaaaaagataCCATAGGTATTCCCAGCTCTTTGAGATCATTTTCCCCCATCTGCTTCAATGCAGTCATATCCACCTGCATGTAAATCATATGCATTAGGGGatacaaaaataaaaggaaaaaagggggaaaatgaCAGTTCTGGTAATCAATTATCCTGTTGGCTAAAAGTAAAATGTCAGAAATCAACAATGAATTAATTGATGTTATATAAGAGATTTATACTACTTAGTTCAGTATTTAACTGATTGAGTATTAAGAATTCAATTATCATCCATTAAAACAACATAAACACTAAAAAGCCAAacccaaagaaaataaatccaaaaacCTCATTTCATACCTACAAGGCTACAATAATTATTTAACCCAttatcctttttgttttttcacttTTCCATTTTCTATGGGCAAAGTCTCAAATTCCATATTGACATTCAGTAACAGGAAAGGCCACATAGGCACGCACGTACAGCATGAGTAAAAGACGATGGAATTCTTAACTAAGCAACAAGACTCATGCAAGTAGAAAATAAGACAAGTCATAATGTGAATCTATCATTTTATGAACATATCTTCTGGTTTTTAAGCCCATATATATTAGCAGAATGACAAGAACTTGACCCTTCAGAACCAAGATCCTTCCAAATTTAGGACTTTAGGAAAATGAGAAAACATTCTAAATTATGATATTTATATTGTGAGAATCAATGAAAGAAAGAGTATGTGACATACTTCTTCCGCCTTGAAAAGAATGGCATATTTTCCCAATCCTAGTGTATGTAACAAGCCATCAACAGTATGTTGTTCATCAACCTACAAAGTAACAAGAGGGGAGTAAGAATACGCAAGTAAAATCAGAACCAATCTGCACACAGAAAGTCCAATAGAACATTCAACTAGCCAAAGTGTACAAAGTGATCGATAGCTTTTTAAAGTCTTAACATAATACGCTATTTTGCCAAAGGCTGCCAAAAGTAAAGGAAGGATATGGATGGTGAGGAAATAGAATCTAAACACATCAATACATAATTTGGAGAAAACGAAGAGCATAAAATGGTGATAGTTTCAGAATGGAGAAACTCCAGaagaacgagagagagagagagagagagagagagagagagagagagagagagagagagagagagagagagagagagatcggtTCTAGTTTTTTTTCCATACAACTCCAAAGGGAGAAGGTTGGAAACGTTTTCCATACTGGGTCCTACTAGGAGGAGCATTTTAGCAATGTACTGTTGTCCACATTAGGTTGAAACTAATTAAAACTAAAAGAACTGAGCTGGTTTTCCTTCGCATCATATCCACTCAATAGTATCCATGACATGGATAAATCCTCTATAAGATTCCTACTAAAATGTTTTCATCCTAATTAGTTCGCATCTGATTCACATTATCAATttcttttggcttctccaaggcTAAATAGTTCATataaaatttcacgaaacacGAGAGATTTTAACTTCTGAAAGCCTGAAAagttaataaaaacaaaaaaagagacatgaaaaaaaataaaaaactgacTATGAACTTGGCAGCTTTATGATTATTCCCATCTGGATTTTAGCTTCTCTAATGCAACACCTCATTTTCTGTTTGTGCTTGTTGTATATAGACTCTACATAATATATGCACCAATAGAAATTTCAAAAGCAAGATAAAATCTGTAAGAATACGATTAACACCACAATATTGTCATAATCATATGATTTACTAATTACTGCACAAAGCAGGTTTTCTATACCATTGTCCAGATAAGTCAAGAAACTGGATAATGAATAAGAGGTAACCCAACTCATGAAGTTACCACACAAAAAAACCTACCTGCAATCTTCAAAGCTTTATCGAGCTTAAATTGTCTACTGCACATAACCCAGGCAGCACAAGGACAATACAGAGCAATAATGTCAACCCGACAATCCAATTCAATCTTGAGAGTGGTACTGTGGTAGTACTAAGCAATTTTATTCAACACACCCTCCGTATTAGTCCTACTTTAAGCAATGACAAGAACAGACTACTAGGTTTGTTACAACAAAATTTTCGAAGTAATCTCATAGCAACCTGAACCACCTACGTATCATATGATGCATTGGCCACTCATGTTGGGGACAAAAACAATGAGACAAAATCTAGACatctttttaaaagaaaatttctatACTTTCTTGAAACAAGTTTTAGaataaaaaagaacacaaatatCATCTAAATCAAAGGTTTTTTCCAAGCAAATAACCTTGCAAAACAGCACCAACCAGTCACATGCGAAAAAATAATGAGTTCCACAGTAATGTATGACACTCAATTCTTTGCCAACAATGAATTAATGTCCAAGACACTGCATGAgaaatgtaataaaaaaatggGTTTCGCAAAACAGCACCAACTAGTACCGTGAAAAAATAATGAGTTCCTATCTAAAGCACGCTAATGTATGACACCCAATTCTTGTGCCAAAAATGAATTAATATCCAAGAGACTGCATGAGAAATGtaataaaaatttgtgttttccaATGCAGTTCAGCTCTGCCATTTGCTGACATCATCTATATTCAAGAAGTCATATATGCTTATCCTGTACAACATTTAATTACTTTTGCTTTCCATTTGAGGAATAAGTCTTCCCAAATTCAGAATTTGTGAAACTATAATTACCAAGCAAACATTTGCTAGGTATTGGCCACCAGGCTCAAAGTTCTGACGTTAAATATGCCTCAAAGGCTCAAACAATTACATTCAATTCCTCATCTCATGTTACAGAACCGTTAACCAAACATATGATGCAAGGTCAAGGTATCACAAGAGCCCCACTCAAATTTCTCACATCCTTGTCAGCAGATAATCCAATTTCTCTCCAGGCCAAGGGTCCTACATGGCATGAAGAACATACACCATGTTTAGATCTCACGTCATTTAAGGAACCAGGTTCTTGTCAGGAACTGGGAAAAAATAACACCAGGAATGAGTTAATGTCATTTCCCCTAGAAATTGTTGTTAAGGATTCTTTTGTTCATTGATTAGAAGAATCAATTTCCCAAATGTGAAAACACATATCCAAAAGCACAATCAAGCATGAATAACATTCTCTAACCATTCAGGAAGTTAACACAAAAAAATCACATCAAGCATACCAAGACACGCAACTATTTCAAAATAAGGAGCAGGTGAACAAATGAAAAGGCACTCCAATTAGTAAGCTACCACAGActtaagtgtgtgtgtgtgtgtgtgtgtatacatatatatatatatatatataaaggcaaGTAGCTTGTACCGTGTATGAAATTTTCTGTACTGCACTGCTTGGTTGAGGAAGTTGTCCTATAGGTGGTGCTGCAGGCTTTTGAGATACCATAGGCATTGTAGGTTTTGTCAACAAAGCTGAAGAATTCACTGGCCTTGGGGCATCAATAATATCTTTCCTCATATATGGAACTGCTCTAACATCATCATATGCCCTGCTTGGTCTTCTCCGTAGGTCTTCCACGCTCCTTGGAGGTGATAGACCTCTAGAAGTACCTACAATTTGATCAGAGGATCTTTGTCGTAAATGATCTAGAGTCCAAACAGGGTAAGAGTTCCTAGATGAGTCCATCCGAGGTAAATCATCTGCACTTCTTCTGGGAGGTATTCTACCCATGATACTGGTTTCCCTTGACTCAGGGATTCTCCCAATGATACTGGTCTCCCTTGACTCGGGGATTCTCCCCATGATACTAGTCTCCCTTGACTCAGGCATGCTCTTCCGTGTATCAAGATTGTTTGATGGGTGTTGTATCCTAGAAAGCTTTTCACGAAGGTCAATCTTCTGGTCATCATCATCAGTGTGACCTCGTCTAAACACATTCTTTTGCATTAGCTTGAAGCGGAGGTCATCTTTACCAATGCGTTCTTTGGTAATTCAAAAATACCAAGGTCAGTTTTTGGCAGATTAgttcataaaattttttttaaaaaaaggtcatATTAGTGATATTACACAGCTAGGAGGAAGCTTACCATCCCCACCTTTACCATTCCAACTCATCAAACTACCATCTCCTCTATGACTGCAAGCAAATCATGACCATAGTTTCTATAAGCATTCATTATATTATGAGAATgaagtaaacaaaaaataacgCTCGCAATCCACTAAAGTCTTTAACTACATCATTTATTTTGGAAAACCCATCATCAAATACAAACAACAATTTAAATTATCCAACAATATATCAGCTCATGTGTACACAACACTGCAAACTCCTGGAAAATGGAAATATGAAAGTCGATGCGTAAAACAACTTTTTCCGATTAAACCCTGTGAATACAAGTATGCAACATTACTCCATCAAGATATTAACAGAAGGATAAACACACCGTTTGTTGCTGATTTGGTTTCCACGAGCCAACGAATCATCCAAATTACTTCCCAGTCTCTCTCTTAGGGATCGCTTACTTCCAGAATTGGGCATAGAATTAGAATAATCAACATCAGAGACAGCCCTCTTTACCACCTACAATGAAGCCGCTGACATCAGTCAATGCGCTTAGAGAACAGAAAAATGAGATCCGAACGCCATTTGAATATGGCAAAAAATATGAAGTTTATCTAATTGCCAATGAGAAAATGTGCAATGTATCTTCAGAAAGTGTATGTGGTGTATAATTCCCCCAAACTTGAAAAAGAAAGTGGAAGTGGACTCTGGCTAAGCAAAGTTGAGCAAAATGAGGATTATGTTTTTTCAGATCCAGAAATTACAATAACAATGCTTAAAGTAAACATTTTACTGCATTTCTCCGAATAAATCAAAAGCGCAATAAGCATGTTTGGAAATAATAAATTGCTATGtcagaaagggaaaaaagaaaacatactgCAAAACCTAGACAGGCAACAAATCCAACACAAAGTCAAGAACAAAAAGACATCAGATACCTGGCCGCTGCGCCCAAGCGTAATCGTTACTCGGTCCCTCGAATTTCCTGACATGTTTAGAGCCCTAAAACCTAGATAATAAAACAGTCACTAGAATATCAAAGCAAGACCAACCTTGATCGTCCCTAACTTCATTTCCAGAAAACTTAAAGCAGACAGATTTGACACTTTAGGACGAAAAGCAAATTTAAAATCGAAATCTGCATGCTATCGACAATTTCGAAGAAAGAGATAGCTTCGAGTTAGGGTTTTCAGAAAGGGAGAATTAGGACTTGTATCAAGAAAGAGGAGTACTGTTACGGTTAGCATCGGCAGCATAAAAGTTACAGAACGGATATGGGGAGATTAGTGGGGATCGGGAATCAGCGTTATAACAAGGGACGTCCGATTCATTTGTCCAGAAATATTTTTACTGAgaagatatttttatatttttcttacaTGATaactaatatattttttgataatacaatctttttcatattttgttcatttgttgcagaataatatgtttttttttgtttgattgcgcAGAATATTGTGCTTCGTCTGGAGCGAAGTAAATGCAAAATGCTTTTTATGATCATAATTAAACAAATATGTCTATTTACTGGTCATCGTGTTGGttgaaaataaatcaattgaaaaacCGAAATTTGGGAGGGCAATTTACACATAAAGACAAAATGTGAGAATTGTATTCAAATAAGAACCCTAAAATTGTAAAACacgtttcttctctcttcttccttcgttTGCAATCGGCACCTCCTCTCTTATTCTTTCGttgcttcttctctcttcttctttcgcTTACGACTAAGATCGGGacttcttcttcatttgcttGAGATTGAGACATATCTTGCAAAGCTTTTgacctagagagagaaatatatgtatttgaaatttgatatgttgatattatatatgttttgtatttgttgatattatatttgttttggatatgttgatattatatatgtttaatatCTTATTTGTTTGTTAAGTTTATCAATTTTCATTGTGGTGCCCTTACTAAATGAAATTCTTGTTACATATTAGCAGGTCATATATCAGTAGGTcgaaacaaatataataaatagaTATAATAAGACATATATAATAAcacagataacatatcaacaATCGAGATAGATAACATATCAGTAGATCCCACAGGCAGAGTGGACCACAGTCGTCTGACCACCGATTAAGGCGTCGACCCACCAAAGAGAAGCATCGAGCACCACTACCAACCCCTAACCATCATTCTTCGTCATCAACTGCTTGTTTTATCGAAATCTAACCTTGAAGTCGTGGCCACCTGTGAAGAAAATAGCTCGATCCAATCGTTAGAGATAACGTCCCTGCAAGCAACCATCACGGGAGTGTTCCCCATACTCAGACGCACCATCCTTACCCAGCTTGCCGAAAAGCTACCGGAGAAGAGGATCTGATTTTGGGTATCAAATGGGGAAGACTGAAGATTATGGTATTTTAGTTATGGAAGGAACTAGGAGAATTAACAGAGAAAAACAGGAAGACACAGAGAAGAATTGTGAAGAAACAACTTCATTTCGTTATCCATTTCATAAGCTCCCAATCAACTAGCTAATACATGACATACTTTTATACAAATCTAAAGACTTAACAAAATGCCACGTTAGCAAAACCTATTAACAATATTTGTAGGTTCATATCACCACACTACACCTACTCAAACATGCAACAATCACCATAGTAGACAACCAATAGAAATCGTCGATCCCTACACTTAAACCTTGGTGACGCTCAAAGCAACGCATCTTAATGAACCTAAATCTTGAATTTAATTACACCATTTAAGTTTTATTATCTCAGACAAGATTGGGAGGCCTGCAATCTATTTCCCTAGAATAACCTATAATCTTTTTAATCACATCCCTCCATTTGATCTAACCGCGGTGGAAATGATATGTAGATGACTTTTCATTTTAATGCAATAATACTTTTCAGCTATCGGGCTTACACCACAAAAGAATAAAGACAAAGCCCAAGAAGAATTTATCACTTATGGGCTTTAAAAATACACTAGACATATATTAGTGGggtcaaatttcaaatattagtggtgtcaaatttcaaaattgttatatatatgtgtgtgtggtttttttttccaatggtGTCAATTGACACCAATTGCTTAGCCGTGGGTCCACCCCTACAACTAAGAATTAAATAATCTCGAAAATATCCTTCTTAtaagtatttatatatatgatatcgacgtcttatttcttcttcttatttttttttcttaactccttttttttttaagtaccACAAAGAATTATGCTCATATGATCGTTAATGGTGATATGGTACTACACTAATCTTGTTCATTACGTGCATCTgccaagcaaaacaaaatttgCTTTTTAGTTTCACATTAAACCTTACGTTGCACTATAGTGTCTTTCTCTTAAAAGTAAagtaaacttatatatatatatatatatatatatatatatatatatatatatttgtacatAGTGCTCGAGTGTTTCAAAATAGTAAGTCAAAATATTAGAATTATAGCCACATGGAATgacaaaaattgtaatattattgttttgaaaagaaataattttgacaaaaatttttccaaaatttgtTGTTCTTTTAATTCTCTCTGTTCACATTTGCTACAcaatgtcaataaaaataaaaaaatattatcgtTATATCCACATGTAATGATAAAAGTTATagtgttactgttttaaaaccgTAACATTAGACTAACGTTTATCGTGTTTTGAActatttgaaaagaaaaaatagatgtTACATAAAACCAATGACAATATACCTAAAAAAATCCAATATATACAAAGAACATTAAAGTGCAAAGATCAGAAAAAAGATTGCTAATGAGCTTCAATTATCAAATGGATCCACTGAAATGTCATTGAGCCATACAGGTTTATTGCACTTGTACCATGAATAAAACTATGCAAGCCTCGGGTTTTAAAAAACCTCTGTTGAGAGTTGGGAAGGTCAACAAGATCCATCGCTTGCCAAAGTGGCCGCAGATAGAGATTTATACATTCCCAATTCAGAAATCTCCCATGTGTTCCTCACAATCCAGAAATCTAAGCCAATGACCATTGTTACAGGCAAAGTTTAACCAGGCACGGTACCAACAAGTAGCCAAAATGACATCTTATTGAACAAGTCTTGAAATGAAAGAGATATTTAGTTCAACAACTCTTAATTAGGGCTGGTCATGGGTGGAGTCGGTTGATCATCAGCCGATAATTCAATTGACTTTGCtctaaattgaaaatcatgTGACATGAAATTCGACTGCATTTATTGAGGAAAAATTGGTGAGCGAAAATGATACCTTCTCTTAGTTCAATTTGAAGAGCATAGCTTGAAGACCTTTGACTTCAATCGTGGAGTTAGATGAGCCACATGCGAAGTTGAATGAATAAAAGGTTCAAGTAAATTGATCGTGGAAGAATAATGACTCTAGGATCTGAAATACCTTGTCTCATATTTTGTGATTCCTTTTAAAAGTCAATTGCCGACTTTTGAGTATTCTAACAACCACCAATCGACCCATATTGtagaaaaaatagaagcaattgtagagaatagaggcaatatttggtgtgtatctCTATTGATCTtttacattacaattacaacatcatatatataaagatcaaacattacaccctaagacaaatgttccataatttgaggagcaaattatgggacaaaggttccataatttgaggagcaaattatgggacaaaggttccaaaatttgatccataatttgaggagcaaattatgccataatttgaggagcaaagttGGCCATAAtgtgaggatttaatgtcaatactccccctcaagctggatcaagagggttgattgagccaagcttggacaataatcggtgaaaatgaccagaagacagaacctttgtaaaaacatcagcaagttgatcatggcttcgagtgtaaactgtttgaataacttgattctgaacttgatgacgaataaaatgacaatcaacttcaatatgttttgtgcgttcatgaaacacgggattagcagcaatatgcatagcagcctgattattacaaaaaagagtcataggaagaccacttggaaaacccaaatctgcgagcaaactcttaagccatattagttcacatgcactggatgccattgcacgatattcagcttcagcactagaacgagcaaccacatgttgttttttgctacgccaagaaacaagatttccaccaacaaacatacaatagccggaagtggactttcgatcaagggcatttccagcccaatcagaatcactatatcctgtaacccgtaagtgaccgtgcttagctagaactatgccacgaccaatagaacctttgagataacgtaagattcgtttgacaatgcccaaatggaaaagagtatgagcgtgcatgaactggctaacaagacttacaccataagcaatgtcaggtcgagtaatagtgagataaatgagcttaccaaccaaccgttggtaatcactaactccttgtaaaggttcactggctgtatcaagatttaatttgctatccagtggagtggatgctggttttgaattcatcatttcggtttcctctagcaaatcaagaatatactttctttgatttagaaataaacctttgctggaaactgccatttcaatgccaagaaagtaatttaaggaaccaagatccttaataggaaatcgagattgaagagtggttttgagttgagaaatagcatcaatactattcccagcaataataagatcatcaacatatattaggaccaccactatagtattggaagaatgacgaatgaacaaggaagaatcagctgtactgcgagagaaaccaacctcttgaagaacggtacttaacttggcgtgccaagcacgcggagattgtttcaacccatagattgatttgtgtaggtgacaaaccaaagaagaatccGAACTCTGTCGATGTCCgggaggtagtttcatatagacttcttcttcaagatccccatgaaggaaagcatttttgacgtccatttgactcatagaccatccacaatttacggcaactgagaggagagtacgcactgtattcatcttagcaacaggagcaaacgtctcttcgtaatccacaccaaaggtttgagtaaatccctgggccacaaggcgagctttatgcctgtcaatggtaccatccgagtgaaatttagttttatatacccagcggctccccactggttgttttccaagaggaagtttaacaacactccaagtctgattttcagcaagagcttgaagctcttcacccatagcttgtcgccatatttcctgagaatttgcttccttgaaattcttaggttcatgaacagtagaaatagcggtgagaaatgccacatgagctgaggaaagacgatgataagtgacatacttggagagaggatgacaagcagaaaaagttacgtaatcttgaagttttgttggaggaacgcggtttcgagtaggattccgtcgaaccaatgacggtgaaacctcaggattattagtggaagcaagcacatgcacatcttggagaCTCTCGGGTTGTTCGGCTGGAGGATTCTCAACCAGATTTTCAGCTAgcacatttggaaggagttcagcctgtccagttggaggattttcagTCTGCATATCTGGAGGATACTCGGCTTGGTGTGGAACAAactcagcaatattaggcttgtgaggaaccccttcagaaataatctcggatataggcaagggaaacacgtcctctaaatcatcttgagaatttgtata
Proteins encoded in this window:
- the LOC120000558 gene encoding uncharacterized protein LOC120000558 isoform X1, whose product is MSGNSRDRVTITLGRSGQVVKRAVSDVDYSNSMPNSGSKRSLRERLGSNLDDSLARGNQISNKRHRGDGSLMSWNGKGGDERIGKDDLRFKLMQKNVFRRGHTDDDDQKIDLREKLSRIQHPSNNLDTRKSMPESRETSIMGRIPESRETSIIGRIPESRETSIMGRIPPRRSADDLPRMDSSRNSYPVWTLDHLRQRSSDQIVGTSRGLSPPRSVEDLRRRPSRAYDDVRAVPYMRKDIIDAPRPVNSSALLTKPTMPMVSQKPAAPPIGQLPQPSSAVQKISYTVDEQHTVDGLLHTLGLGKYAILFKAEEVDMTALKQMGENDLKELGIPMGPRKKILLALLPRSKRQP
- the LOC120000558 gene encoding uncharacterized protein LOC120000558 isoform X2, with the translated sequence MSGNSRDRVTITLGRSGQVVKRAVSDVDYSNSMPNSGSKRSLRERLGSNLDDSLARGNQISNKRHRGDGSLMSWNGKGGDERIGKDDLRFKLMQKNVFRRGHTDDDDQKIDLREKLSRIQHPSNNLDTRKSMPESRETSIMGRIPESRETSIIGRIPESRETSIMGRIPPRRSADDLPRMDSSRNSYPVWTLDHLRQRSSDQIVGTSRGLSPPRSVEDLRRRPSRAYDDVRAVPYMRKDIIDAPRPVNSSALLTKPTMPMVSQKPAAPPIGQLPQPSSAVQKISYTFLTRTWFLK